A window from Raphanus sativus cultivar WK10039 unplaced genomic scaffold, ASM80110v3 Scaffold4466, whole genome shotgun sequence encodes these proteins:
- the LOC130507403 gene encoding F-box/kelch-repeat protein At4g39560-like — MHNSEEEPPREKKRKEEEEEEEEGSLESRLTGDLLLNCVARASRTELAALSLASKSYRSLVASPDLYKIRSLIGRTETYVYVCIRTPGPDSAIPWFIPPPDPTLGWYILRRGKTSSDLIPILSSSLPLEGSSVVVLDWGIYVIGGFIINGEEQQRRSSDVWLLDCRTHTWRTTIPSMGVARAYGAAGVVDGKIYVLGGLNVIDGNWGQVFDPKTQTWDTLPPPMPKGKIVNNLNIHASFVRDHKVYAVDGMNRTYYYSPREVKWGTGNRDQPKGSRRDWCMIDNLIYCVSRNGTIFWCEPDELDLRGSGSEEEEIIMDTKDVKGLGYSMKMNLFLSKLVHVGDQFLHRWEQTKIHNGHPPPNKRRSLVESESWKV; from the coding sequence ATGCACAATTCAGAAGAAGAGCCACCCCgtgagaagaagaggaaggaggaggaggaggaagaagaagagggctCTCTGGAATCGCGCTTGACAGGTGATTTGCTTCTCAACTGTGTGGCTAGAGCCTCGAGAACAGAGCTCGCGGCCTTATCTCTGGCCTCCAAGAGCTATCGCTCTCTAGTAGCGTCCCCCGATCTCTACAAGATCCGATCCCTGATCGGTCGCACCGAAACATACGTCTACGTATGCATACGAACCCCAGGTCCAGATTCAGCCATTCCCTGGTTCATTCCACCTCCCGACCCAACCCTAGGCTGGTATATCCTCCGCCGTGGCAAAACCTCGTCTGATCTGATTCCAATCCTCTCGTCCTCTCTGCCTCTGGAAGGATCCTCAGTGGTGGTGCTGGACTGGGGAATCTACGTAATCGGTGGATTTATTATAAACGGAGAGGAGCAGCAGCGCCGCAGTTCCGACGTGTGGCTGTTGGATTGTCGGACTCACACTTGGCGGACTACTATCCCTTCCATGGGAGTGGCTCGAGCTTACGGGGCTGCTGGCGTTGTAGACGGGAAGATTTACGTGTTGGGAGGACTGAATGTCATCGATGGTAACTGGGGACAAGTGTTCGACCCGAAGACTCAGACTTGGGATACTTTGCCGCCGCCAATGCCTAAAGGGAAGATTGTCAATAATTTGAATATCCACGCCAGTTTTGTGAGGGATCATAAGGTTTACGCAGTGGATGGAATGAACAGAACCTATTACTACTCGCCGAGGGAAGTTAAATGGGGAACTGGGAACCGTGATCAACCCAAAGGAAGCCGAAGGGATTGGTGTATGATTGATAACTTGATTTATTGTGTTAGTAGAAACGGGACTATATTTTGGTGCGAGCCAGATGAGTTGGATTTGCGTGGCAGCGGCAGCGAGGAGGAGGAGATTATTATGGATACAAAAGATGTCAAGGGTTTGGGCTACTCTATGAAAATGAATCTCTTTCTTTCGAAACTTGTCCACGTTGGTGACCAGTTCCTACATCGGTGGGAACAAACTAAGATCCATAATGGACATCCGCCGCCAAATAAGAGGAGGAGTTTGGTAGAATCCGAGAGTTGGAAGGTTTAA